The following DNA comes from Miscanthus floridulus cultivar M001 chromosome 5, ASM1932011v1, whole genome shotgun sequence.
TTCTGAAATTTTGTTACTGTACACTACTATCACAATATATAAGCAATTTGCACATGTTTTAGGAGACTTGGTTCCCCTAGTCTCAATTGCTGTTTCCTCTGCCTTGTCCTGTATGGATCTGGATCTTTGTTACATTTACCAATCCTCATTTTCAGAGGTAGTAGCCCTTGAATTGGGTGCTCTGCTGTTGTGATTCTTTCACCCTGTTCTCAGTGGATTTTCTTTTGATTCGTGCCAGAAATATACTGTCCTTTGAAATTACTGCATTTCAAACCAGACATCAGTATGCTGGTAGACTTAGAAGGTATTTTTGGGCTAAATGAGTTTATTGCGTGCGTGCGAGGCACACTGTAGCAGTTCTTGTAGGCACAGATTAAATATATTAGTAGGATTCCGGTGATCAATCTAATATATTCTCAATTGATTCCATGTACATATTCATTAGATATTGCATCATGCTATATAATGTTAAATTTGGGGTAGATTATTCAGTTATTGGTGTGTTTTGTTTGTGGTTGCATGATTTGTTCTGCTATCTGCTCATTTGCTCCAGATGCTCACACACGTGCTTGAAACAGGTACAAATTGGGAATTCACCAACCTATAGACTTGAAAGGAAGCTTGGAAAGGGAGGATTTGGACAAGTATACGTTGGTCGACGTATTTCAGCTCCTCGTCTCAGTGACCGTAACCCTGGTTCAAATGCTTTAGAGGTCACTATATCTCCATAAATGCTTCATAGTGTAGGAACTGGACAAGCGTACTTCCATCAATTTTCATGCTTCTATATTTGTCAGGTTGCACTGAAATTTGAACATCAAACCAGCAAAGGTTGCAACTATGGAGCTCCTTATGAGTGGCAAGTTTACAAGTAAGTACTGAGTTGTTAATGCCCTTTCGATCTGTGTAATCCTTTATGGTTCTAGTTATTTCTTGGGGTACATTTAACTTGTCTTGCTTATGTGTCCCTTTGGCAGCACTCTCAGTGGAAACCATGGTGTCCCACGGGTACACTACAAAGGAAAGCAGGGAGAGTTTTACATCATGGTATTGGGCAATGAACCTTCTTATATTTGTTTCACTACAGTTATGCACATAGTGACATAGAATTAGATACTCAGATGGTATTGGTGCAAATCTTCTTTTGGCCCTCTTTCCTTGATAACTATTAACAAACTTGATTCTTGTTAATCGTATTTCGTTTGCATGTAGGTTATGGATATGTTGGGACCAAGCCTATGGGATGTTTGGAATAATAATTCCCACTCGTGGGTATCTGCACATTCTTTGCAATTCAACTCTACTGTTTCTATTTGACTTTTTGAATCATTCCCGAACTTGTCTTTTACAGGATGTCTGTTGAGATGGTTGCTTGCATAGGTATAGAGGCAATCTCCATACTGGAAAAGATGCACTCTAAAGGGTGATTTGCTTTCTGTTGTTGAGATGGAACTTTGTTTCTTATATGGTTGTTTTAAAACTGGACCTCATAAGATGTGTATATAACACAGGTATGTCCATGGTGATGTGAAGCCTGAGAACTTTTTGCTTGGTCCTCCTGGTACCCCAGAAGAGAAGAAGCTTTTTCTTGTTGACCTTGGATTGGGTAAGTTGTAATCAGATTCAACTTTTGTATTACGTCTATTTGGTGTCAGATATTTATGTTGTTTctttttaatatattattttgTACTATTGCAGCTACTAAATGGAAGGATGCTGGTACGGGGCACCACGTTGAATATGATCAGAGACCTGATATTTTTAGGTTCGGCTGGGAATATTAGTATGATGTGCTTTACCACTCACATTATTTCATTGCAATGCTTTTGACATTTGTGTTTCCTTCATAAACAGGGGAACTGTTCGCTATGCTAGTGTGCATGCCCACTTGGGAAGGACTGGGAGCAGGAGAGATGATCTTGAATCCCTCGCATACACGCTTATTTTTCTTCTCCGTGGCCGCCTCCCTTGGCAAGGATACCAGGTTAGTTTAGTACTTTAGTTGATGTTCTGGTCACCTTTATTCTTACTCctacttttttgtttttttaatataAATACTCATAATTTTTTTATATGTTATTCCACTCTTCAATCAATTTAGGGAGAGAACAAAGGTTTTCTTGTCTGCAAGAAAAAGATGGCGACATCTCCGGAGTCTTTGTGTGGAATTTGTCCGCAACCTTTCCGGAATTTTGTTGAGTATGTCGTGAACTTGAAATTTGATGAAGAACCAAATTATGCGAAGTGCATCTCTCTTTTTGATGGCATTGTTGGCCCAAATCCAGACATAAGACCGATAAACACAGATGGTGCCCAAAAGGTACATTGATCCTCTGAACTGTGATCTCTTTATGTTCGTTAGCTCTAAGGACTTGCAGCCATGCAGTCTCTGCTGAGTAGTTCATGATTCCATTAGCTACGGACCACTATATGTTAAAAATCATTATTCGCCAAGAATCCCTATTGTCTGTTCACTACATTGGTATAATCCTGTGACTTAAACTTTATGGCCTTAGGGGGAATCTGCTATATCATACATATAAAATCAATTTTGATCTCATGTCGACAGTGTAATACTATCTATGGCTTATGTGATAATGACAACACAGTATTGCTATTATGGGCCGTATGAAGGCATTTACCTTTTAGAGTAAACAGCAATCCCTTTTGGTGCCTAACATGTCATGCAGTGGAAAAGATATTTGGCAAAAGTACAATAGTTTATCCTGCATTTTCAATTTCGATTGCATGTTATAAATCATATCCTTTTGCATTCATGTAACGCAAGTTATCTGCCTAATAACTATGCTCGGATTTTCTGCCAGCTAATATATCAGGTCGGCCAGAAGAGAGGCCGCTTAATAGTGGACGAAAATGATGATGAGCAACCTAAGAAAAAGATTAGAATGGGGATGCCGGCAACTCAGTGGATTAGTGTCTACAATGCCCGTCGACCTATGAAACAGAGGTCTGCATGATGCATATATCCACATAATGGCAGTAACATGAATTTTCCATTGTCTTACCACATTTGTTTATCAGGTACCACTACAATGTAGCGGATAATAGATTGCTGCAGCATATTCAAAAGGGAAACGAAGATGGCTTGTTTATTAGTTCAGTTGCCTCCAGCTTGAATCTGTGGGCTTTAATTATGGATGCTGGCACTGGTTTTACATCTCAAGTATACGAACTTTCTAATTACTTTCTTCACAAGGTAAGCAATCAATTCTGTTGACTTCAAAGATCTGTAAGGGTTCTTccccttttttcttcttaatataatgatgtgCAGCTCTCCTGCTtgtttgagagaaaaaaaaaacttcaaagATTTACTGTTCTCTGATTATGATTGTACGTCAACACTTTACTGATTATACATCCTCAATGATGTCTCATTGTCTTTTGCATAGTGGTGTTTTATGTTGTTACAGTTTTTAACTTGCTTGTACTGTGTTAGGAATGGATAAT
Coding sequences within:
- the LOC136449442 gene encoding casein kinase 1-like protein HD16 isoform X2 — protein: MELLMSGKFTTLSVETMVSHGYTTKESRESFTSWLWICWDQAYGMFGIIIPTRGMSVEMVACIGIEAISILEKMHSKGYVHGDVKPENFLLGPPGTPEEKKLFLVDLGLATKWKDAGTGHHVEYDQRPDIFRGTVRYASVHAHLGRTGSRRDDLESLAYTLIFLLRGRLPWQGYQGENKGFLVCKKKMATSPESLCGICPQPFRNFVEYVVNLKFDEEPNYAKCISLFDGIVGPNPDIRPINTDGAQKLIYQVGQKRGRLIVDENDDEQPKKKIRMGMPATQWISVYNARRPMKQRYHYNVADNRLLQHIQKGNEDGLFISSVASSLNLWALIMDAGTGFTSQVYELSNYFLHKEWIMEQWERNFYITALAGANNGSSLVIMSRGTQYAQQSYKVSDTFPFKWINKKWKEGFYVTAMATAGSRWAVVMSRNAGFSSQVVELDFLYPSEGIHMRWDNGYRITATAATWDQAAFILSIPRRKPTDETQETLRTSAFPSQHVKDKWSKNLYLASICYGRSVS
- the LOC136449442 gene encoding casein kinase 1-like protein HD16 isoform X1, whose product is MDEFDSGGRSGDRPGAAAAGGDDGAAPPLPQTVQIGNSPTYRLERKLGKGGFGQVYVGRRISAPRLSDRNPGSNALEVALKFEHQTSKGCNYGAPYEWQVYNTLSGNHGVPRVHYKGKQGEFYIMVMDMLGPSLWDVWNNNSHSMSVEMVACIGIEAISILEKMHSKGYVHGDVKPENFLLGPPGTPEEKKLFLVDLGLATKWKDAGTGHHVEYDQRPDIFRGTVRYASVHAHLGRTGSRRDDLESLAYTLIFLLRGRLPWQGYQGENKGFLVCKKKMATSPESLCGICPQPFRNFVEYVVNLKFDEEPNYAKCISLFDGIVGPNPDIRPINTDGAQKLIYQVGQKRGRLIVDENDDEQPKKKIRMGMPATQWISVYNARRPMKQRYHYNVADNRLLQHIQKGNEDGLFISSVASSLNLWALIMDAGTGFTSQVYELSNYFLHKEWIMEQWERNFYITALAGANNGSSLVIMSRGTQYAQQSYKVSDTFPFKWINKKWKEGFYVTAMATAGSRWAVVMSRNAGFSSQVVELDFLYPSEGIHMRWDNGYRITATAATWDQAAFILSIPRRKPTDETQETLRTSAFPSQHVKDKWSKNLYLASICYGRSVS